The nucleotide sequence GTCGCCACGGCAAAATTGAAGTCAAAGTCTTCCGTGTTAGCGTATTTCGCTAAATCTTCATCGGGAAGACTGTCTTCTACGCTAATCGCCACAACCGCGTAATCCCCTTCACCCAACTGTGCGGATGCTTCTTTAACGCCTTGTAAGTTGGCTTTACACTTACCGCACCACGTCGCCATCGGCTTGACTAAAACCGTTTTTCCTGAAAAATCTGCCAAAGTGAACGATTCGCCCGTTGCCACGTTGGTTAAGGAGATACTAGTGAGTTCAACATCCGTCGCCGCTTCGGGGGTTTCGGTTGCTGTTTCAGTTTCGGTTTCAGTCGTTTCCGGAGACGATGCAACGCTGTCCACATCGCTGGTACTGGCGTTGTTGGTCGTACAAGCCCCCAGAAATAAAAGTGCTGCGAGGGTGAAACTTAGAGTTAGGGGACGAGTGTAGTTTATTTTCATTAAAGAGTTCGTTCCTTGTTATTCAAATCGTTCTCTCTATATACGAAGGTGAAAGCCGATTGGATTTAAAATTTTAAAAATAATTTACGCTTCAGGGTTTGCGGTCAAACAACGTCTAATGGTTCTCAGTTGATATCGATTAAGATATGGGCAAATATGAAAAACTCAGACTTCGGATTTTAGAGGGTTCATCTGATGCCAATATTTCCTTTAACGATCTATGTCAGCTCTTGAAACGATTGGGTTTTGAAGAAAGAGTTAGGGGTA is from Lusitaniella coriacea LEGE 07157 and encodes:
- a CDS encoding TlpA family protein disulfide reductase; amino-acid sequence: MKINYTRPLTLSFTLAALLFLGACTTNNASTSDVDSVASSPETTETETETATETPEAATDVELTSISLTNVATGESFTLADFSGKTVLVKPMATWCGKCKANLQGVKEASAQLGEGDYAVVAISVEDSLPDEDLAKYANTEDFDFNFAVATPEMIRALDAKYGQTALNPSIGSRFIISPDGELSELTTGKVDPANLVATLETATN